GCGTCGGGCTCTGCTGGAGGCGCCGCTCCCTCGACGCCTTCCGCGTCCCCCGCGCCCCCTAACGCTGCCGATACCACAGACGCAGCGGCATTCATGGCCCGGTGCCTGATGATCACCTTCCATCTGACCTGAACAAGAAGCGGCGTTCCTGCATTTGCGGCGGACGTCTTTTCTTCAAATATAAGCATATATGCTTCATGCTATAAATTATCCTTCTATTGCGCGCTGGAGCGGAACCGCCTTATAAAAAAGGATGGCAAAGCCGTTTCCATGATTGGACTGAAAGTGCTTAAAGAGCCGGGAGGAGCAACAGTGCACCTGATTTCACCGGACGCAGGCCGAAGGAATAATTGAGGAGCCAAGAATATATGCGAAAAACCGAACACAATTGGACTTGGTGCGCCACGTAAGCCGAATGTAATCGAAAAACCGAACACAATTGGACGGGGAGCGCCACGTAGACCAACTGTAATCGAAAAACCAAATACAATCGCTGGCGCAAAGGAGAATAGGCCTGATGTATGTGGAAATCCGACTACAATAGAATGAAGTGTATTAATGCTCCACTCTATCTCTATATTCGTCACTGCAGTGAACTTTGGGCCGTTGTTGTCCCCCAATTTCCCCTTCGCTTCTCTTTTTGCTTTTCGTTAATATCTTTAGTGCTTCCTATCGCTTAGGTCCAATCGTGAAAAATCCGAATATTAAGCTGCTTGTTCCAGTCGTGGAGGCACCGTAAATCTCTGCCCAATACATATATCCTGCTGCACCCTGGCAGCCAGCTATTTCCAGCCCTCAGGCACTATGCTGCGATTCTCTCCAGACCTGCCGCCTACAGCCCAAAACCTTGAAGCAAAGGGACCCCATTTCCTTGACGCTGAGAATTAACCATGAGTATAATGAATCCAATAATCAAGGGAGGCAAGTAATGAACAAGCCAAATGAAATGATCGTTGTTCTGGATTTCGGGGGACAGTATAACCAGCTTATCGCGCGCAGAATTCGTGACCTGGGGGTATACAGCGAGCTTCTGCCGTACAATACACCGATGGAGAAGATTAAGGCCTTATCGCCAAAAGGGATTGTATTCTCAGGCGGGCCAAGCAGTGTCTATGCGGAGAATGCACCGCATGTAGACCCGGCAATTTACGAGCTCGGGCTGCCGATCTTCGGAATCTGCTATGGGATGCAATTGATGGCACAGCAGCAGGGAGGCAAGGTGGAACGTTCCGCCAAGCGCGAGTATGGCAAAGCAGATGTGGAGTTCGCACCCAGCTCCGTGCTTGCAGCGGGCCTTGAGAGCAAGCAGACCGTATGGATGAGTCACGGGGACCATGTAGTGGAGCTTCCGGAGGGCTTTAAGCTGGATGCCGGTACAGAGAGCGCGCCGATTGCAGCCATGAGCAATGATGCACGCAAATTCTTCGCCGTTCAGTTCCATCCTGAGGTACGCCACTCCGTGAAGGGGAATGAGATGATCTCGAACTTCCTGTACGAGGTCTGCGGCTGCGAGGGCAAATGGACGATGGAGTCGTTCATTGAGGATGCTGTTAAGGACATCCGTGATAAAGTCGGCGACCGGAAGGTGCTCTGCGCACTCAGCGGCGGCGTGGATTCCTCTGTTGTGGCAATGCTGATTCACCGTGCGATCGGCGACCAGCTCACTTGTATGTTCATTGACCACGGCCTTCTGCGTAAAGGTGAAGCGGAGAGCGTCATGGAGACTTTTGTCGGCAAATTCGATATCCATGTTGTCAAAATCGACGCCCGTGACCGCTTCCTCGGCAAGCTGGCCGGTGTGTCCGATCCCGAACAGAAACGTAAAATCATCGGCAACGAGTTCATCTACTGCTTCGACGAAGAATCGGCCAAGCTGGGTGACTTCGCGTTCCTGGCCCAAGGTACACTGTATACCGATATCGTAGAGAGCGGTACAGCAACGGCGCAGACGATCAAGTCGCACCACAATGTGGGCGGGCTGCCTGAAGATATGAAATTCAGTCTGATCGAGCCGCTGAACACCCTCTTCAAGGATGAAGTCCGTAAGCTGGGCGAAGAGCTGGGCATGCCGCATGCGATCGTGTGGCGTCAGCCTTTCCCGGGTCCGGGTCTGGCGATTCGTGTACTGGGTGAAGTGACCGAAGAGAAGCTGACCATCGTCCGCGATTCCGACTATATCCTGCGTGAAGAGATTGCCAAGGCGGGTCTCGACCGCGAGATCTGGCAGTATTTCACTGCACTTCCTAACATGAAGAGTGTGGGCGTAATGGGTGACGAGCGCACCTATTCCTACACCGTAGGCATTCGTGCGGTAACCTCCATCGACGGTATGACTGCCGACTGGGCGCGTATCCCATGGGATGTGCTGGAGAAAATCTCCGTCCGCATCGTCAACGAAGTGGATAACGTGAACCGCATCGTTTACGATATTACCTCCAAGCCACCTGCGACGATCGAGTGGGAATAAAATAATAAGAGCTGAGCATCCGGTAGCTACCGGACACTCAGCTCTTTTATTTTGTTAATCAACAATTGTATGTTGTATCCGGCTTCAAAATCAGGAAGTGAAGCCAAGCCATTGTGAATATCTCCCGCCAGAGTATGGTATATGGACTCGAAATAGCTTTGCAGAGAGGCTGCCCCGGTGTCCCTGCCAATGATTTGAAAGGAATAGCTGCTGCTTGACTTGATGAGCTGAAGATCTGGGTGGAGGCATTCTTCCAGCACTAAGTTTCCAAATTGAGGATGACCCATGGAGGCATCCTGTGTTAACCGCAGGGAACCGGCTTCTCCGCGAATCAATAGCGTAAATCCAGGCAGAGCGCCCCCGTGTATTGAAACGTTGCTGCTGATGCTGTTGTTTATTAGCCCGATCACTTCCCAGCTACTGGGTGCGCCTTGCCTAATATTCTGGTGAGTCTCGATATTGCGAATCTGCCCGAAGCTGCTTTGAGCAACGGCCGCAAGTGGGGTGAATTCCCCTAATAGCGAGGCCATAAGGTCTAAAGAATGGCCGCCGTTAATGTCCAGCAGCGTTGCCCCGCTTTCCCGATTGAACTGATATTCTGTCCGGTTTGTTGCTGTGTTTCCTTTTCCCTGTGTGGTGACTTGCATATGCGCAGATAGAATTTTTCCTAATCTCCCCTGATTAATTATGCTTTTAGCCTGCTTCAGCACGCTGGACTGTCTGGCCTGTAGACCAATGATATTATGAACCTTGGCATTTTGCGCTAACATCGTGAGTTCTTGAGACTGACGGATATGGTTGGTTAACGGCCATTCTGAATATACATGCTTGTGATGCTCAATCGCTTCTTTAAGTATTTCATAGTGCAATGGAGCCTTGACACTCACGACTACGAGATCAATCTCCGGGTTCTGGATAAGCTCCTGATAATGATCATAGGCATACTTGATATCAAGGACTTCTTTAGCCTGCTTCGCTGAGGCCGGATTTGAAGTGCTGACTGCCATTAAATCATATTGCTCATTGTTCATCAGCACAGGAATATGTGAATTGATCGCCCAGCTTTCAGGATTAACGGACCCGCCCACAATGCCGACTTTAATTTTTTTTGAATGGTTCATGGTATTTCGCTCCTTGTCTTCTGTGGTGAACCTAAGTATAATCTGGCTCAAGTATCATTTGAAATGCATGAATCGCATGGGGATATTACTTTTTTTGATATCTGAAGGAGAAGGCTATGCATATCGAGAACATGAGAGCTTTTATGAAAGTTGCAGAATTGCGAAGTATGACTGCTGCGG
This genomic interval from Paenibacillus sp. FSL H8-0332 contains the following:
- a CDS encoding Gfo/Idh/MocA family oxidoreductase, coding for MNHSKKIKVGIVGGSVNPESWAINSHIPVLMNNEQYDLMAVSTSNPASAKQAKEVLDIKYAYDHYQELIQNPEIDLVVVSVKAPLHYEILKEAIEHHKHVYSEWPLTNHIRQSQELTMLAQNAKVHNIIGLQARQSSVLKQAKSIINQGRLGKILSAHMQVTTQGKGNTATNRTEYQFNRESGATLLDINGGHSLDLMASLLGEFTPLAAVAQSSFGQIRNIETHQNIRQGAPSSWEVIGLINNSISSNVSIHGGALPGFTLLIRGEAGSLRLTQDASMGHPQFGNLVLEECLHPDLQLIKSSSSYSFQIIGRDTGAASLQSYFESIYHTLAGDIHNGLASLPDFEAGYNIQLLINKIKELSVR
- the guaA gene encoding glutamine-hydrolyzing GMP synthase — its product is MNKPNEMIVVLDFGGQYNQLIARRIRDLGVYSELLPYNTPMEKIKALSPKGIVFSGGPSSVYAENAPHVDPAIYELGLPIFGICYGMQLMAQQQGGKVERSAKREYGKADVEFAPSSVLAAGLESKQTVWMSHGDHVVELPEGFKLDAGTESAPIAAMSNDARKFFAVQFHPEVRHSVKGNEMISNFLYEVCGCEGKWTMESFIEDAVKDIRDKVGDRKVLCALSGGVDSSVVAMLIHRAIGDQLTCMFIDHGLLRKGEAESVMETFVGKFDIHVVKIDARDRFLGKLAGVSDPEQKRKIIGNEFIYCFDEESAKLGDFAFLAQGTLYTDIVESGTATAQTIKSHHNVGGLPEDMKFSLIEPLNTLFKDEVRKLGEELGMPHAIVWRQPFPGPGLAIRVLGEVTEEKLTIVRDSDYILREEIAKAGLDREIWQYFTALPNMKSVGVMGDERTYSYTVGIRAVTSIDGMTADWARIPWDVLEKISVRIVNEVDNVNRIVYDITSKPPATIEWE